Proteins from a single region of Halorubrum sp. 2020YC2:
- a CDS encoding IS66 family transposase: MGTPGRKDGHDPEWRSTADPDEEIEVTCDCCPECGDCFDESVGVSPRLVEEIPDPQPPEITRYNRHYYQCDSCGTETVAAHPDCPDEGQFGVNVIAQSALSRYDHRLPYRKIADRFEQLHGLELSGASAWHATERAARAGRCEYEQIRQEIQDADVVHIDETGIKRDGEQAWIWTFQTVQHTLYAVRESRGSDVPAEVLGEDFAGTVVCDGWTAYPAFSSNLQRCWAHILREAEDVAESSQKVNRSTRLSDRYTSLSRLGWRATQVLVRAELQRVARRELESLIDRSVPDGPVATLLGKIEGGLDHWLTFIGEPAVSPTNNAAENALREPVVLRKIIGTLRNDRGMFVHETVLSLLATWRQQGRNPYEEFRRVVSNNEVISRAHAVPAVETSG, encoded by the coding sequence CTGGGCACTCCCGGTCGGAAGGATGGTCACGATCCGGAGTGGCGTTCTACGGCCGATCCTGACGAAGAAATCGAAGTCACCTGTGACTGTTGTCCTGAGTGTGGCGACTGCTTCGACGAGTCGGTGGGCGTCAGCCCCCGACTCGTCGAGGAGATCCCTGATCCCCAGCCCCCAGAAATCACCCGGTACAACCGCCACTACTACCAGTGCGATTCCTGTGGAACAGAGACAGTTGCGGCTCACCCCGACTGCCCCGATGAGGGGCAGTTCGGGGTGAACGTCATCGCTCAATCAGCTCTGTCACGGTACGATCACCGCCTTCCTTACCGGAAGATCGCTGATCGCTTCGAGCAACTACACGGACTCGAACTCTCGGGTGCATCCGCGTGGCACGCGACCGAGCGCGCTGCGCGCGCCGGTCGCTGTGAGTACGAGCAGATCCGTCAAGAGATTCAGGATGCTGACGTGGTTCACATCGACGAGACAGGCATCAAGCGCGACGGTGAACAAGCGTGGATTTGGACGTTTCAGACCGTTCAACACACGTTGTACGCGGTCAGGGAGAGTCGCGGAAGTGATGTTCCCGCAGAAGTCCTCGGCGAGGACTTCGCGGGAACAGTCGTCTGTGACGGGTGGACGGCGTACCCAGCTTTCAGCAGCAACCTCCAGCGGTGCTGGGCGCACATTCTTCGAGAGGCTGAGGACGTCGCCGAAAGCAGCCAGAAGGTGAACCGATCTACCAGGCTCTCAGACAGGTATACGTCGCTCTCCAGGCTCGGCTGGAGAGCGACCCAAGTCCTCGTGAGAGCAGAGCTCCAGCGTGTGGCGCGAAGAGAGCTTGAATCGCTGATTGACCGGTCAGTACCCGACGGACCAGTGGCAACACTGCTGGGGAAGATCGAAGGAGGTCTCGACCACTGGCTCACCTTCATCGGTGAGCCAGCGGTCTCTCCGACAAACAATGCCGCAGAGAACGCACTTCGTGAGCCAGTGGTTCTCCGGAAAATCATCGGAACGCTCCGTAATGACCGAGGAATGTTCGTTCACGAGACGGTCTTGTCCCTGCTGGCGACGTGGCGCCAGCAGGGACGCAATCCATACGAAGAATTTCGTCGAGTCGTCAGCAATAATGAAGTTATCTCACGGGCTCACGCTGTGCCGGCTGTCGAGACCTCGGGGTAA
- a CDS encoding helix-turn-helix domain-containing protein yields MPVDFEAHEPGNPRVDLSEGTNARRLLEFLLTTPTVGYTPAELAEETGVSRGSVGPTMNRLETAGLVRHKEPYWAAAEDDRIAAATAAFIGVETASSTYSDDWYAQNSGWAEELPDLSDEET; encoded by the coding sequence ATGCCCGTCGATTTCGAAGCACACGAACCCGGAAACCCACGTGTTGACCTGTCAGAGGGGACCAACGCGAGGCGATTGCTGGAGTTCCTGTTGACGACACCGACCGTGGGATACACGCCAGCGGAATTGGCAGAGGAAACAGGGGTCTCGCGTGGGAGTGTTGGACCGACAATGAACCGGCTCGAAACTGCGGGCCTCGTTCGTCACAAGGAACCGTATTGGGCAGCCGCGGAAGACGACCGGATCGCAGCAGCGACGGCTGCCTTCATTGGGGTCGAGACAGCATCTTCTACATACAGTGATGATTGGTACGCTCAGAATAGCGGGTGGGCTGAGGAGTTACCCGACCTAAGCGACGAGGAGACGTAG
- a CDS encoding peptide-methionine (S)-S-oxide reductase translates to MTLTQTQIREYDRRAMDSAETATMTFGIGCFWGPDAQFGAMDGVVRTRVGYAGGTKLDPTYHALADHTEVVQVEFDPDTVAYQDLLNRVFKSHNPQHQTRKTQYQNIVFAETEDQRAVLDEFLATRGLTVEGIGTRIEQLSRFYPAEDYHQKYKLRSVSSLMDAFEAAGYGDDELRESPIAAKLNGYAAGHDVGIDEELPTPERGTV, encoded by the coding sequence ATGACGCTCACACAAACACAGATACGCGAGTACGACCGCCGTGCGATGGATAGTGCGGAGACTGCCACGATGACGTTCGGTATCGGCTGTTTCTGGGGGCCAGATGCCCAGTTCGGTGCGATGGACGGTGTCGTTCGCACCCGGGTCGGCTACGCCGGTGGAACAAAGCTCGACCCGACGTATCACGCGTTAGCCGACCACACTGAAGTGGTCCAAGTTGAGTTCGATCCCGACACGGTAGCGTATCAAGACCTTCTGAATCGGGTGTTCAAATCGCACAACCCACAGCACCAGACCAGAAAAACACAGTATCAGAACATCGTGTTCGCTGAGACGGAAGACCAACGAGCAGTCCTCGATGAGTTTCTCGCTACGCGAGGACTCACTGTCGAGGGGATCGGAACACGCATTGAACAGCTCTCACGCTTCTACCCCGCTGAGGACTACCATCAGAAGTACAAACTCCGGTCCGTCTCCTCGCTCATGGACGCGTTTGAGGCAGCGGGATACGGCGACGATGAGCTGCGTGAGTCGCCAATCGCTGCCAAGCTGAATGGGTACGCCGCCGGGCACGATGTTGGCATTG